A window of Ictalurus furcatus strain D&B chromosome 18, Billie_1.0, whole genome shotgun sequence contains these coding sequences:
- the afap1l1b gene encoding actin filament-associated protein 1-like 1b isoform X1: MVISSSPSAVEPAMEHLVKEINVLLKLLEHEHVSSATAEKMSIVRNLLGQLKPSAYVTGSDFIYMNTSLYGNGTSFVESLFEEFDCDLKELRDSPEELKKQEEEETLKHLPTKSSPTDTPPPLPTTPPPEDYYEEAVPLEPDTTPQYITTHRNPSPVEDEDAYYEDADKNYPLTRINGPSYNDSDALSSSYESYDEEDDETKIRERSSPAGPVKDCRKFAFLLRKKRFGQWAKQLTVIRENRLQCFKNPKNRTPHIDLPLNLCSVVYVCKDGRRKRHELKFSVPGGETLVLAVQSREQAESWLKAIQEVNTVANGTTGPESSSSPMTQRKTELDKMMLTDKHTSDSDSVANGDCSRESGENGKGKRGAFSELTGSMSRAAGRKINRIISFSKKKPPLPGDTSNLSHTDDNPRCGYLNVLVNQCWKERWCCVRSGTLYFHKDRADVHTHVKALVLHGVEVLPGLGPKHPFAFRIMRDGSEVAALEASCSEEMGRWLGVLLAEAGCATTPEALHYDYVDVDTISSIRSAARHSFLWATSSSSASTDSRTYDEVPYESVLVEEAQPKSGTQIKRRSSFSSADRVKSNSEVTVKRHGSSVNQYGKYGKTRAEEDARRYLNEKERLEKEKEEIRKKLVSLRKEKKEVKEQLKDATGKQQKDLEKRLAQLEESCRGKEAERVDLELQLTEVKENLKKSVASGGLGAPAETKPANKVHIRKVETTYTESSVPVNCASEMRKRPPSICASTRGNVMQKAKEWESKKGT, encoded by the exons ATGGTGATCTCCTCATCCCCGTCAGCTGTTGAGCCTG CCATGGAGCACCTGGTAAAGGAGATAAACGTGCTTCTGAAGCTACTGGAGCACGAACATGTAAGTTCAGCCACCGCAGAGAAGATGAGCATTGTCAGGAACCTGTTGGGACAGTTAAAGCCATCAG CGTATGTGACTGGAAGCGACTTCATTTATATGAACACGTCCCTCTACGGAAATGGTACCAGCTTTGTCGAATCACTGTTCGAAGAATTCG ACTGTGACCTGAAGGAGCTGAGAGATTCCCCTGAGGAGCTGaaaaaacaggaagaggaagagacaTTGAAACACTTACCCACCAAATCA AGCCCCACTGACACACCCCCTCCACTGCCCACCACACCGCCTCCTGAGGATTACTATGAGGAGGCTGTTCCACTTGAGCCAGACACCACGCCTCAGTACATCACCACCCACA GAAACCCAAGCCCAGTTGAGGACGAGGATGCATATTATGAAGATGCTGATAAGAACTATCCATTAACTCGCATAAATGGGCCTTCCT ACAATGACTCGGATGCCCTGAGTAGCTCTTATGAGTCGTatgatgaagaggatgatgagACGAAAATCAGAGAGAGGTCAAGTCCTGCAGGCCCGGTAAAAGACTGCCGCAAATTTGCCTTCCTACTGCGTAAGAAGCGCTTTGGCCAATGGGCCAAACAGTTAACCGTCATCCGTGAGAACAGACTACAG TGTTTCAAGAACCCGAAGAACCGAACACCACACATTGACCTGCCTCTGAATCTGTGCAGcgttgtatatgtgtgtaaagATGGGAGACGCAAGAGGCATGAGCTTAAATTCTCCGTTCCTGGAGGAGAAACTTTGGTGTTAGCTGTACAGAGCAGGGAGCAAGCTGAGAGCTGGCTTAAG GCCATTCAGGAAGTTAATACTGTGGCAAATGGCACCACTGGACCAGAGAGTTCCTCATCCCCCATGACTCAACGCAAGACAGAACTGGACAAG ATGATGCTTACTGATAAACATACCTCAGATTCTGACAGTGTTGCCAATGGAGATTGTTCACGGGAGAGTGGTGAAAACG GGAAGGGGAAAAGGGGGGCTTTCTCTGAGCTGACTGGCTCCATGAGTCGTGCTGCTGGCCGAAAAATCAACCGTATAATCAGTTTTTCAAAGAAGAAGCCTCCTCTGCCTGGGGATACCAGCAACCTGTCTCACACTGATGACAACCCACGCTGTG GTTATCTGAATGTCCTGGTTAACCAGTGCTGGAAGGAGCGTTGGTGTTGTGTGAGGAGCGGCACTCTGTATTTCCATAAAGACCGAGCAGACGTGCACACTCACGTTAAAGCTCTGGTCCTTCATGGGGTCGAGGTCTTACCTGGTTTGGGGCCCAAGCACCCTTTTGCTTTTCGTATCATGCGAGATGGCAGTGAAGTGGCAGCTCTGGAG GCGAGCTGTTCGGAAGAGATGGGCCGTTGGCTTGGTGTGCTTTTGGCAGAAGCGGGTTGTGCTACAACCCCAGAGGCTCTGCACTACGACTACGTGGACGTGGACACAATCAGCAGCATCAGATCAGCAGCTCGGCATTCTTTCCT CTGGGCCACTTCCTCCAGCAGTGCCTCCACAGACTCTCGCACCTACGATGAAGTTCCTTATGAAAGCGTGCTG GTAGAGGAGGCTCAGCCTAAATCAGGGACTCAGATCAAGCGGCGCTCTTCTTTCTCCAGCGCTGATAGGGTAAAGAGTAACTCTGAAGTCACAGTGAAAAGACACGGCTCTT CTGTGAATCAGTACGGTAAATACGGTAAGACGAGAGCAGAAGAGGATGCGCGGCGATATCTGAACGAGAAAGAACGGCtcgagaaagagaaggaagagatCAGAAAAAAGCTGGTGTCACTACGTAAAGAGAAAAAGGAGGTGAAGGAGCAGCTTAAGGACGCCACGG GTAAACAGCAGAAGGATTTGGAAAAGCGTCTGGCTCAGCTTGAAGAGAGCTGCAGAGGGAAGGAGGCTGAGCGAGTGGATCTGGAGCTTCAGCTCACTGAGGTGAAGGAGAATCTGAAGAAGTCTGTGGCTAGTGGTGGGCTGGGAGCTCCTGCTGAGACCAAACCTGCAAACAAG GTTCATATCAGAAAAGTTGAAACTACTTATACTGAGTCCTCTGTACCTGTGAACTGTGCCTCTGAGATGCGTAAGCGTCCTCCCTCCATCTGTGCGTCCACCAGAGGAAATGTCATGCAGAAAGCCAAG GAATGGGAGTCAAAGAAGGGGACTTAA
- the afap1l1b gene encoding actin filament-associated protein 1-like 1b isoform X2, whose translation MEISETNSMEHLVKEINVLLKLLEHEHVSSATAEKMSIVRNLLGQLKPSAYVTGSDFIYMNTSLYGNGTSFVESLFEEFDCDLKELRDSPEELKKQEEEETLKHLPTKSSPTDTPPPLPTTPPPEDYYEEAVPLEPDTTPQYITTHRNPSPVEDEDAYYEDADKNYPLTRINGPSYNDSDALSSSYESYDEEDDETKIRERSSPAGPVKDCRKFAFLLRKKRFGQWAKQLTVIRENRLQCFKNPKNRTPHIDLPLNLCSVVYVCKDGRRKRHELKFSVPGGETLVLAVQSREQAESWLKAIQEVNTVANGTTGPESSSSPMTQRKTELDKMMLTDKHTSDSDSVANGDCSRESGENGKGKRGAFSELTGSMSRAAGRKINRIISFSKKKPPLPGDTSNLSHTDDNPRCGYLNVLVNQCWKERWCCVRSGTLYFHKDRADVHTHVKALVLHGVEVLPGLGPKHPFAFRIMRDGSEVAALEASCSEEMGRWLGVLLAEAGCATTPEALHYDYVDVDTISSIRSAARHSFLWATSSSSASTDSRTYDEVPYESVLVEEAQPKSGTQIKRRSSFSSADRVKSNSEVTVKRHGSSVNQYGKYGKTRAEEDARRYLNEKERLEKEKEEIRKKLVSLRKEKKEVKEQLKDATGKQQKDLEKRLAQLEESCRGKEAERVDLELQLTEVKENLKKSVASGGLGAPAETKPANKVHIRKVETTYTESSVPVNCASEMRKRPPSICASTRGNVMQKAKEWESKKGT comes from the exons atggagATTTCGGAAACCAACT CCATGGAGCACCTGGTAAAGGAGATAAACGTGCTTCTGAAGCTACTGGAGCACGAACATGTAAGTTCAGCCACCGCAGAGAAGATGAGCATTGTCAGGAACCTGTTGGGACAGTTAAAGCCATCAG CGTATGTGACTGGAAGCGACTTCATTTATATGAACACGTCCCTCTACGGAAATGGTACCAGCTTTGTCGAATCACTGTTCGAAGAATTCG ACTGTGACCTGAAGGAGCTGAGAGATTCCCCTGAGGAGCTGaaaaaacaggaagaggaagagacaTTGAAACACTTACCCACCAAATCA AGCCCCACTGACACACCCCCTCCACTGCCCACCACACCGCCTCCTGAGGATTACTATGAGGAGGCTGTTCCACTTGAGCCAGACACCACGCCTCAGTACATCACCACCCACA GAAACCCAAGCCCAGTTGAGGACGAGGATGCATATTATGAAGATGCTGATAAGAACTATCCATTAACTCGCATAAATGGGCCTTCCT ACAATGACTCGGATGCCCTGAGTAGCTCTTATGAGTCGTatgatgaagaggatgatgagACGAAAATCAGAGAGAGGTCAAGTCCTGCAGGCCCGGTAAAAGACTGCCGCAAATTTGCCTTCCTACTGCGTAAGAAGCGCTTTGGCCAATGGGCCAAACAGTTAACCGTCATCCGTGAGAACAGACTACAG TGTTTCAAGAACCCGAAGAACCGAACACCACACATTGACCTGCCTCTGAATCTGTGCAGcgttgtatatgtgtgtaaagATGGGAGACGCAAGAGGCATGAGCTTAAATTCTCCGTTCCTGGAGGAGAAACTTTGGTGTTAGCTGTACAGAGCAGGGAGCAAGCTGAGAGCTGGCTTAAG GCCATTCAGGAAGTTAATACTGTGGCAAATGGCACCACTGGACCAGAGAGTTCCTCATCCCCCATGACTCAACGCAAGACAGAACTGGACAAG ATGATGCTTACTGATAAACATACCTCAGATTCTGACAGTGTTGCCAATGGAGATTGTTCACGGGAGAGTGGTGAAAACG GGAAGGGGAAAAGGGGGGCTTTCTCTGAGCTGACTGGCTCCATGAGTCGTGCTGCTGGCCGAAAAATCAACCGTATAATCAGTTTTTCAAAGAAGAAGCCTCCTCTGCCTGGGGATACCAGCAACCTGTCTCACACTGATGACAACCCACGCTGTG GTTATCTGAATGTCCTGGTTAACCAGTGCTGGAAGGAGCGTTGGTGTTGTGTGAGGAGCGGCACTCTGTATTTCCATAAAGACCGAGCAGACGTGCACACTCACGTTAAAGCTCTGGTCCTTCATGGGGTCGAGGTCTTACCTGGTTTGGGGCCCAAGCACCCTTTTGCTTTTCGTATCATGCGAGATGGCAGTGAAGTGGCAGCTCTGGAG GCGAGCTGTTCGGAAGAGATGGGCCGTTGGCTTGGTGTGCTTTTGGCAGAAGCGGGTTGTGCTACAACCCCAGAGGCTCTGCACTACGACTACGTGGACGTGGACACAATCAGCAGCATCAGATCAGCAGCTCGGCATTCTTTCCT CTGGGCCACTTCCTCCAGCAGTGCCTCCACAGACTCTCGCACCTACGATGAAGTTCCTTATGAAAGCGTGCTG GTAGAGGAGGCTCAGCCTAAATCAGGGACTCAGATCAAGCGGCGCTCTTCTTTCTCCAGCGCTGATAGGGTAAAGAGTAACTCTGAAGTCACAGTGAAAAGACACGGCTCTT CTGTGAATCAGTACGGTAAATACGGTAAGACGAGAGCAGAAGAGGATGCGCGGCGATATCTGAACGAGAAAGAACGGCtcgagaaagagaaggaagagatCAGAAAAAAGCTGGTGTCACTACGTAAAGAGAAAAAGGAGGTGAAGGAGCAGCTTAAGGACGCCACGG GTAAACAGCAGAAGGATTTGGAAAAGCGTCTGGCTCAGCTTGAAGAGAGCTGCAGAGGGAAGGAGGCTGAGCGAGTGGATCTGGAGCTTCAGCTCACTGAGGTGAAGGAGAATCTGAAGAAGTCTGTGGCTAGTGGTGGGCTGGGAGCTCCTGCTGAGACCAAACCTGCAAACAAG GTTCATATCAGAAAAGTTGAAACTACTTATACTGAGTCCTCTGTACCTGTGAACTGTGCCTCTGAGATGCGTAAGCGTCCTCCCTCCATCTGTGCGTCCACCAGAGGAAATGTCATGCAGAAAGCCAAG GAATGGGAGTCAAAGAAGGGGACTTAA